Sequence from the Plectropomus leopardus isolate mb unplaced genomic scaffold, YSFRI_Pleo_2.0 unplaced_scaffold18039, whole genome shotgun sequence genome:
ATGTGTGTGCTCCAATGTACTGAAGATCGAGGTGGGCGCCACAAATGTGCGAGTGGGCAGCATCATATTCGGCAACAGGGAGTACCCCAACAGTGCAGCAAACACTCCAAACCCCAGCCCAGCTCCCAGCCCGGAGAAAACAGCCAAGACGGTGTCAGAGGAGGCTGCCAAGAAGATGCAGCACCTCACTGTGTCTGAACACTAAGATGAGCGTCTCCTCCTCTTAAAtacctttaagaaaaaaaaaaaagaaaaactgtctcCACAT
This genomic interval carries:
- the LOC121964976 gene encoding pyridoxal phosphate homeostasis protein-like, encoding MLLSRRQELCDSLKLPMEEVELSMGMSTDFEHAIEVGATNVRVGSIIFGNREYPNSAANTPNPSPAPSPEKTAKTVSEEAAKKMQHLTVSEH